The Montipora foliosa isolate CH-2021 chromosome 6, ASM3666993v2, whole genome shotgun sequence genome includes the window taatttttataagTAAAACTTCGgacttagactcgccttgaagaggaggcagacatgaactcggaaatggcccattcaacctcaccgtcgtccattttgcacgcccaaacccgatgcagatctgtgcatgcgcgtggatttacgctggacaaaaaaaccgtggaaaatcaggactgggctaCCGGCCCTCCGGGCCTTCGGGCCGAcgggccgtcgcgggccgtgggccgtgggccgtgggccgtgggccgctgggccttcgggccgccgggccgctgcgccgtggcgggccgtgggccgcgggccgctgggctgcgggcctgcttttagtaAAACCctatttaaacacaggcaaactATTTTGTCAGtgaactttcaggctaccgagatgcaacggtgaattggttcttttctggttttaaaggaaaccatttttaagttttatacttatggaactcgataactgaggaactgggaaatttagaatgcccaattgtagctgtgtaaaatttcatttcgggctaattgatttcccagcatgtcacagggaggcacattcaatattaatcacagacttatcaatttcctagctgctatcatgatatcctgatatcataaaattgaacctaacagcaattattttacctcaacgtttgagcgtgagcctgtataccgggaaggcttccagcaccgaattccccgacgtcaacattgtttactgcctccataactcgtttgaaaacatgaatacagaaatccatgacattcagacgaagactgctcaattaatccccccacagaggccaaccaaagttattacgtAAGCTCagtccacgtttttaccagaatttcggacggcgagtctaatctgcaggtcgcaggtcacaggttgcaggtcattgtttcaccaatacagaaagtatcctaaacgttcttaaaagctaaccttaggcctaaacaaaagtttttaggcctaaggttagcttttaagaatgtttaggatactttctgtgttggtgaaacaatgactgcaacctgtgacctgcgacctgcgatctgcagattagacccgccgaatttcggaacgtgatcaccattttcccgcaaaaaatcaccgacttgaaggcgacaaatctctcttcgaaagagctgaaaaaactttccttcgacaaattggctgaccttttaccctggatgccagaggtcttctcgctcaccagcggcgagaagcgtcgaagtagtgctggtcggcgagagacgacggcgacctgtaccatttttccgcgggtgagagagttaatccataaatcctatagaacgaaaaatggttccgtgtcccagcactaaccgctactgtcgatacgcgcaaacgaactgaaatagatttgtgttccccacaaaattcatctcgcccctaaatatggtcattcaataaaaaattaactactattttctgcttaacgtaagttcacagtacaatatgatcgatcctgaatgctttaacacttttctgaatacgaaccaccttttgtgttatgtttttagccttcgttgatggatatctacaccgtcaggagacgtccagccgagaattcccgagtcggcttaagctcctcatgatGGCTGGATAGCCTCCCACGCGTTCTTCCCCCACAAGCATCTGCTGAAGCGAGCcgcacattcctttccctttcagTAAGAAACTGCCATCTGGAAATCACGTGCGGGTGACTTATGAAACAATCAGCGCTGTGTAGATCTCCCCTGGGAGCGTCCATGCGTCAACttgtgtaatttctgacgttcgagtgacatgggaacgagttagtcagaaattgaatattctgacggcacggcgtAGAGGATCGTAGATGGCTATGGGATAGTttaggactatttaggagtttggcgggagtttttcatcattctacgtttgtcagtcgctgatATTTTAACTTTATGCTTAAGTCTTTCGTCTCTTTCACATTTCGTGTATTTGATTGAGTATGTCGGTTTCTCCAATTTATAAATAAGTCATTAGCTGAGAACAAAGCGTTACAGGATCAGATTTCGAAGTTAGTCGCTGATTCCGCCGATTATGTTAAGCGTGCCAGTGTAGAGGCCGCCGATGAACAGTTGCGAGAGATAAAGAAGCTAAGACGGGAAGAGCCGAAGTCCTTTAAACGGAAAGGTAATGAGCTGCAGTACAAGTTCAACGCCAAACTGCAGGATTCCTTTGAAGAGGCCAAATCTCACCTTGAGGTCAATGCGATCGATAAGGCAAAGGAGACCCTCGCCGAAGGTACGTCTTTATTAGCCGAAAGGCAGAAGTTAATCCTTTTGGCGGACAAGTCGGATTTTGGCTGGAAGACCGTAGACGAGTACGTTGAACACGAGCTCGCTGTGGATGAAGAAGACGGGAAGAAAATCCGTCGCGCAGAAGAAGTGGCTAAAAAGGCGGTCAAGTCCACGGTTGCGAGAAAGGCGGCAAGGCGGTCTATTTCTTCTCGTTCCTTGGCGGTGCGGTCCGCTCCGTTTGGTTTCCCTCGATTTGCTGGTCCTTCTCAGACTGTTGATTTTGCTCCCCCTCGCAATCAATGGTTGCCCGTTTCTCGGCGTTCATTCGAAACTCCTGCTAGGCCCGGTAACTGTTTTGCGTGTGGTAAGTTTGGTCACTGGAGATCTGAATGAGTTCAGATTGCGCGTGGATCAAAAGGTAATCAGGATAGCAGGTGACTAACTTCTGAGGATCAAAGTAAGTGTAACTTTTCCTGTGATATCTCTCCGGCTGATTCTGTAGGAATTGATTTCGACGATCTTCTTGATGAGCACAGAGACTTTGAGCTTGAATTAGCTACGCCGGTTCCTTCCAGTGATTTCCCGAAACTTTCCGTAAACGGGAGATTATTTAGATCTATGGAATTCTGGCAATCAATCGGCACTCTTGATTTTATTTTGGATGTTATGCCTGTTGACGTCGATAATTACTCCGTGCATGAGCAGCTTGATCAGCTCTGAGGTCCGCATTCGATCTATAGATTCGCTTCCAGTTACAACGCGAAGTTGTCGAGGGTCAATTCTAGATTTCTGCAGCCGGGGACTGAGGCTGTAGATGCCTTTACTCAAGATTGGTCTTCAGAGAACAATTGGTTGGTTCCGCCTATTAGTCTAATTGGTAAACTCCTGTCCTATATGCATGAATCCAAAGCAGTTGGTACTCTCATTGTGCCCATGTGGAATCTTCTTATTTCTGGCCGTTATTATGCAGCGATGGAGTTTATTTTAACTCCTTTGTGGCAGATTGGTTGTATTTTTCGGTCAGAGCGGACCTCTTCGTGAAGGATAGAGCGAAGAATAAGTTGTTTGGTGCCAAAGCGTTTAAGTCGTCTTGTGTAGCGCTACGTCTTGATTTTGTTGGCAATGCCCGCTCTTTTCTGCGAGGTTTTTGTACCGTACCACAGGGATGGTGTTCTGTCTGCCGGCCCTAGAGATGCGTTTTCGGTAGGCAAATTTATATCTAGTTTTTCTTCTTCCGATTTTCgactgtttgatttttatttcttttttctgtcgTTGTATTGTTTATTAGTATATAGTCTCGTaccagtttttggttttattcgGGAGACCTCGTTGCGCTATCTCGGTGTCTGTAGTAGCACTCCTTGGCGGAAAGTTCTATGTTCACAGTGAATTTGAGTTTCCTCGGAGGGTAGTCTCAGTGTAGCAGTTTTCCTGGGAGCCCTCAGCGGGCGGCCTCAATGCTAGTAAGTGTTGTTTCCAGAGACCCCGGCGGGTGTTTCACAGAGTGTTTGCAGTGAATTTGAGACCCCTCGGCGGGTTGTCCCAGTATATGCGTTTAAGTCCTGATCCATTTACGGATAGTCTCAGTGTTTGCCGTTAATCTGAGAAGCCCTCGGCGGGTATTCCACTGAGTGTTTGCAGTGAATTTGAAAGCCCTCGGCGAGTTGTCTCAGTGTATGCGTTTCAGCCGTGAACCCACAGTGGTGggtattttttttccaacgCTTGTTTGCGCCCGCGGTATTTCGTTCGTTTCGTCgtatatgtttgtttgtttattaatttaattattgcTATCCTCTTCTTTGTttcgctttttgtttatttttctttcagaagtTTTTAGCTCTGGAATCTGGTCCTCTCTTAGTAGCTGTCGGGATCCTTCTCTTCAGGAATTGGCGTACAAACTACCTTCAACAGTTCTGGTTTCCAAGGCGCCTGGAACTATCGATTCTTACAGGAGGGCGTTTGCTAGATGGAAGGAGTTTGCCGCTGCCAAAAGGGGAGATTGAGGCCTTTCCTGCGAAGACGGAACATGTAGCTTTGTATCTCCAGCATCTGTTAGATTCTACGCAGTCATATTCTGTTGTGGACTcggctaaccctaaccctaaccttaaccctaaccctaaccctaagacCGAGCACCAGTAACAATAACGATACGTTATACTACAACCTATTACAAGATCTAAGTATAAGGCATAAGACAAGAGACAGAGCTGAGCGACAGTTAACACAACTACTACTGTCAGaaggaggccagaaaaaacccgcCGGAAAAAACCCCGTGGGGGAAAAAAGTcggcaggaaatctgggtaggaaccatggcTCAAACTCTAAATAGCCCATCCTACGAGGCTACAAATTTCAAACGCGTCTACCCGCGTTGACCAAAAGAACGTTAttcttaaaaatatatctaagaTCGAACGAGGTGTCGGCCTAGAATGACTATCTCACGTGCTACAAACCTCTAATATAGTCCTCCTTGACAACCCATAATGCACTTCGACTGGACTAGTTCCAGTTGCCACTGCTCCagtgccgcagaaatatttcatttcggGCTAATTCGTATACACTCAAACGCCAGAAATTCCATATTTCAGCTCCACCACGCAGTACACAACATGAGGAAAAACCATAAtgattaggtttattttggcagTTAAGACCGAGCACCAGTAACAATAACGATACGTTATACTACAACCTAGAAGAAAAAGTATAGGGCTTGATGAGCAGAGAAAACGAACTAAAGCCCCAAAGACTTCGAGACTGAAAGTCGTGAAGAAATGTCGTCCTTGATTGTAACCATTCTTAGCTGCAACACTCTTCCATCTTCCATGTTTCTGGAAAAGCCTATCATTAACCCCACTGTTGGCGGCCCTAGAGGCTCCACCTGCAGAAAGGAATGAGTCCCATAAACAGAGGAATCAGGAACTACGTTCTGTAGGCTTTTCGCTAACTGATCCCTAAACGTTGTATAGGAAATAGGCTTATACTTCTGAGTCAACTTGTAGTAGGAGGACTTAGTTTTAACCAACGGTCGGAAAATAAATTCATTGGAGTGGGGGTCGATATCTAATTTCCTAAGGTAGGTTTTCAATAAGAAAACCGGACAGACGCTACCCCCTGATTGAGCAATAACAACCTGATCGCCTTGTCGAAGCTGGTCGGTCTTACTTTTTTCTACTTTGATAATCATGCACCCTTCGTGGAAATGAATGTGATTCATTCTGATATTAAGAACCTCCTCGGATCTAAAAAACCCCGCATAAGCTAACACATATAGACATACATTTCTAAGGTGCAGAATGTTTGACAAGTCCGCACCTTCCACAATGTCCTTTAAGACATCAGTGGAAAGGGGCTCCTTCCTATTGGGTCTCCCAGCGCCTAAAATTCTCTTGGCGGCTTCACGAACTCTAGAAACTACTTGATTATCGGTAGGAGAGGCCATACCCGCTATCTCGTGGGCCCACTTAATGGCATAAAAAGCGCTATCAACAGAACTACAGGATTTGGTAGATTCTAACACATGCTGTAAATAAACTGCTACGTGAATAGGATTAGCAGGGAGATAATTGCCCTTGAAATTGCTGACAGCAAAGTCTTTCCATCTCTTGAACGTTCGATGATAAGTGCTAGTAGTAGATGGCGCCCTCGCTGACAAGACAGACTTCTGAAGCCTAGAGGCCAAGCCCTGCAGACATGGATCCATGAAATCTGCTGTTCCCCTCCAAATACCTTCCTTAAAAATATCTGAAGAGGAAGGGTAGAACAATCAGAGAcagcaagaaaacaaacaatatgAGATTTGCGATTCATTTTATTAACTACGCACCCAACTTGTGATGTGTTACGAACattattaattacacgtagcttTTCTAGCACATGAAGACGATGAGCCGGCGAAAACAGCCGGCAGAAAACAAGcctttaaataaagaaaaggctTCCAAGTATAAGTGTGATCAAACACCTTGAACTCACTTACAAACGAAGCGTTAAAAAACCGAAGTGTCAAAAGACTTCTGTGGATTCCAAAGACCCTAACAATTGTTACATTCTGAACAACTGCCACCATCAGCGGTGCAAAAAACCCGAGAAAAGCTGCCTCCGTGGCTGCTTAAAATTGAGACGCAGGGCGACCACACTAAAGGACAAATCCTTTGAACCAAAAAGGTGATTCTTCGCTTTACCCTTAATGAAGAGATTCTTAAACTTGGGAAGTATCACCCAATCGCGCACAAAGGCATTCCAGTGCTTGCCGTCTTCACATAACAACAACCAAAAATATGATGACTTCCACACAGGAATGACAAGAGTTCCTACGGCCTTACATGCTCTAGCATGAGCAATAACTCTACTAATTTGCGAGACCGGAGGAAGAATCCAGTTATTTTCTCCGTCCCAGTTTTGGGTAAAAGCATCGACAGCTTCCGTGCGAGGCTGGTAAAATCTGGAATTGTAACGCGAAACCTTGGCGTTATAGCTGCAGGCAAACCTGTCCACTGTGTGGGGTCCCCATTTACAATCAAGCATGCGGAACACATCATCATGTATGGTGTAATCGTCAAAATCGATAGTTCTACTCAAAAGATCAGCCTGATAATTAACACTTCTAGGAatccactttatttcaagggAAATACCGTGACGGGCGcaaacattaaaaatagaaagtgCTAGGGACTGAAGTTCTGTAACCTTACTCCCATTGTGAACAATGCTGACCACACTAGTGTTGTCAGTAAACCAAGCAACTCTTTGGCCCTGAAGCACAAGGGCAAAGGCAGGTAGCGCCAAGTCTACTGTCCTAAGTTCCCTCCAAGTTGAGCTTTTAGAACTTTCTGCCGGACTccaattttgatgaaaaatctTATGGTCATTATCAATGAAAGAACTACAGGCGTGATCAGATGCGTCAGAATAGACAAACTTAGCAGGCGGTTGCAAAGGTGCCCCAGGGGAATGGAAATTAAGGGAATCGACGTTCTCATCCCAAAATGCTAATTCATCACAAGCTTCCTTCGTTAATTTAACCTCAGAATTCCACGACAGTTTTTGATTAACAACGGCATACATAGAACGTGTCATAATCCTAGCCACGCTTCCTACACAGTGCGTGAGAGAAATGACTTGGCCTACCACAGAGGCAAGATCTCTAACTTTGACGATCTTACAATCAACCTTGCGTATAAGCTTAATACTACTCTTTAATTTAGAAATCCGACTTTCAGTAACCGAGATAAAACCTCGAACAGTATCAAATACAGTGCCGAGCCAGGTAATATTTTGAACGGGCTCCCAAAGGGATTTGTCTTCGTTAATTAGAAAGCTATACCTAGTCAAATCAGCGTGAACAACCAAGTTGTTAATTTTAGCCTTGAGGATACTAACACCACCCCCTAAACCATCGTCAAGAAAAATAGCCATGGGAATTCCCTTGCACCTCCATGAAGTCAAAATGGGCTTTAGTAATTTGGGGAATAAATACGGTGCTGATGACAAGCCGAAAGGTAAAACTGTGAACTGAAAATATTTAACTATACCATCACCAAAATCCCAGGAGAAGGCTAAATATTTCCGGTGCTCCGGAAAAATTTCGACGTGATGATATCCAGACTTAAGGTCGAACTTGAAAAGATAAAAACCTTTAGAGAAGATCTGAATGGCTACAGAAAGGTCTTTACATCTAAACTTACGTTTAAAGACATACAAATTGACATGCCTCATATCAAGGATCAATCTCTTCTTGCCTGATGGTTGTACCGAAACGGAAAGTGGGTTAACTATGTCAGGCTGATGATCCAAAATCTCAACACACTTAGTTGTTAACAAATCAGAAATAGCCTCTGAAACAAAATAAGTATCGTTCAACGCAGAAGAATTGTTGGAACTAACTTTGGGAGGCGGGAGAGCTACGAATGGAATTTTATAACCATCACGTacaacacttaaaataaaactTGAAGCGCCTAGTTTTACCCACTCGTCATAGCATAAAGCGAGACGACCACGCACCGAAGGAGTATTCCGTTGACCTGAGGTAAACTCATAATTTAACAGTGACTTTAATTCAACTACGGCATCTAAATCATTGGAATGTGAAATTTCATCGTAGCAATTGCCACTAAGATCATTAGAAGCAAAAATGGAATTAACAACACCTTGAACTTGTCCTTGATCGTCTCGATCGGCGGCTAGTCATTGAGCAGGCTGAAACTTGGAAGAATTGAGAGGACACTGTGCCCTCCAATGTCCTGGCTTGTTACAAGCAAAACAGGATCCCGGTTTGGTCTGTGTGCTGGTCTGAATTGTTGGAATAGGTCTTGCACTATTAGTGTAAAATTGCCTGAAAGAGGCGGTCTCGGCTGGCAATAAAACGGGAGGCTCCTTTCTATTGCTGGCTAATCTTGTCTTGTTGCGAGCCGAGTTTTGCTTGGCTTGGGTACGTGCTCTGGCTTCCGCTCGAATAATCTTTTTCTCGTCGTCAGAATCCTCGGCAAGATCGTTGCGTTTATACTCCCGTATTAAAGACCATCCAAAGTCGGACTTGTCTGCCAAAAAAATGTGCTTTTGCCTTTCTGACAAAAGCTTCTCACCTTTCTCAAGGGAAGCGTGAACTTTGCCGAGCTGTTGGGATGAACAGGCTTCCTTTGCTTCTTCAATTGCGTCGCCAACTTTAAGATTGAACCTGTATTGGTCTTCGTTTCCTTTCTTCTTGAATCGATGCGGCTCGTCAAACTTGAGTTTTTTAATCTCATTGAGATGAGAATCGGCAGTGTCCGCGTGAGAGCGCTTTAGATCTGTCAAGGAACTTTCCAGTATCGACTTCATGGAAGCTAGCAGACTCTCGTTTTTCTTAGCAATTGACGACTCGACAATTCTAACGACATCGGCTTCCTCCATGATCAGAAAAAGTTCAGTGGAAAAGgatgaagttaaaaatatatctaagaTCGAACGAGGTGTCGGCCTAGAATGACTATCTCACGTGCTACAAACCTCTAATATAGTCCTCCTTAACAACCCATAATGCACTTCGACTGGACTAGTTCCAGTCGCCACTGCTCCAGTGtcgcagaaatatttcatttcggGCTAATTCGTATACACTCAAACGCCAGAAATTCCAttagctatgatcttcgcagttatgagcgcaatttttgcaattgcgtagagaagcctgaaaaattcaggacttcaacggggtttgaacccgtaacctcgcgattccagtgcgacgctctaaccaactgagctatgaagccacaaatgaccagctcccaacgtcagtggcttcatagctcagttggttagagcgtcgcaccggaatcgcgaggtcacgggttcaaaccccgttgaagtcctgaatttttcaggcttctctacgcaattgcaaaaattgcgctcataactgcgaataTCATAGCTACACTTGatcaagtgaggccatcgctactgtcAGTGCATGTGATatatgaagaaccttcgctgatccacagcatcaggaacttcttatgcaacatccaagaacagagaaaaatctctgaccctggtgggaatcgaacccacgaccttcgaattagatcaccgttgctctaccgactgaggaccgactgagctacataggccagatgggagcaggccgtgggagtttgaggacaaatcgTCTCGGCCCGAGCCAAGTACTAAGGGCAAGTGCGTGTTGTCGCAAGTAGCGTGTGtatgtatacagctatttcgaaaaaggttgtcggaaaaagtgcacgcgacaatcccgaaaggtattgtgggtggtTTTGAGTTCGCTGTTcttcaaagaaatttgaaagaatgGCACAAGAGGCCGTGGACGTATGTTTGCGCGTGCTAAAGGaaagcaatcaaagaaattttgaCAGCTACAGTGTTAGGAACAGTATATTGATCATATCctatattacctttcgggattgtcgcgtgcacatTTTTGCTGACAACCTTTCCCGAAATAGCTGTATGTGGTATGCATAcatcccacgacctgctcccgtctgtcCTTGTAGCTCAGTAGGTAGAGAAACGGAGATCTAATTCGGAGGTCGTTgattcccacccgggtcagagatttttctctgttcttggttgttgcataagaagttcctgatgctgtggatcagcgaaggttcttcatctatcacatgcacacagtagcgatggcctcacttgagttctttccatatttaatatttgtattcgtatttatatatttccacggCGCCTTCAATTTTACTAGTCGATCAAACGACACCATACCCTTACTAAGCACTAACATTTTGACTCGTGAGAGTGCAAATGCATAAcccaccgaggaaacaaaattaatgtttctgtGGAATATTTTAAAAAGGCTTCGTCCCTTTCAGAAGAAGTTGACACATTGACGCTCCCAGGGGAGATCTAcacagcgctgattggctcataagtaacccgcacgtgatttccagatgacagtttcttactgaaagggaaaggaatgtgcggctcgtttcagcagatgcttgtgggggaggaacgcgtgggAGGCTATCTAGCCATTAGAGTCATTAGAAACTAAAGTGGTTGATCTTCTATTAAAAACAAG containing:
- the LOC138004996 gene encoding uncharacterized protein, producing the protein MAIFLDDGLGGGVSILKAKINNLVVHADLTRYSFLINEDKSLWEPVQNITWLGTVFDTVRGFISVTESRISKLKSSIKLIRKVDCKIVKVRDLASVVGQVISLTHCVGSVARIMTRSMYAVVNQKLSWNSEVKLTKEACDELAFWDENVDSLNFHSPGAPLQPPAKFVYSDASDHACSSFIDNDHKIFHQNWSPAESSKSSTWRELRTVDLALPAFALVLQGQRVAWFTDNTSVVSIVHNGSKVTELQSLALSIFNVCARHGISLEIKWIPRSVNYQADLLSRTIDFDDYTIHDDVFRMLDCKWGPHTVDRFACSYNAKVSRYNSRFYQPRTEAVDAFTQNWDGENNWILPPVSQISRVIAHARACKAVGTLVIPVWKSSYFWLLLCEDGKHWNAFVRDWVILPKFKNLFIKDIFKEGIWRGTADFMDPCLQGLASRLQKSVLSARAPSTTSTYHRTFKRWKDFAVSNFKGNYLPANPIHVAVYLQHVLESTKSCSSVDSAFYAIKWAHEIAGMASPTDNQVVSRVREAAKRILGAGRPNRKEPLSTDVLKDIVEGADLSNILHLRNVCLYVLAYAGFFRSEEVLNIRMNHIHFHEGCMIIKVEKSKTDQLRQGDQVVIAQSGGSVCPVFLLKTYLRKLDIDPHSNEFIFRPLVKTKSSYYKLTQKYKPISYTTFRDQLAKSLQNVVPDSSVYGTHSFLQVEPLGPPTVGLMIGFSRNMEDGRVLQLRMVTIKDDISSRLSVSKSLGL